atcttcatcttcatcttcttataTTTGTACCCACTTTTTGttgatgcaattttttttgtttacaggcttgaaatgaagagttcaTCTTTTTACCCAgattatgatttttttgaaaCAACACCATGGCTCCAGATAATCTTCTTCTTCAgatctctttgtatttttgtttcttttgtaatttttgtttttgttttagttatGTTTTGGAATTTGTTTCAGATGAATGAGCTCAGTAGAAGATGGGTAACgtccaaatttcatttttttacccagatctctttttttttccagCTTTCTGAAGGAAacaattcatcttcatcatcttcttcttatatttgtACCACACTTTTTGTCAAGTAAAtagttcatcttcttcttctattattacctagattttttttttcaagcttTCTCAAGCAAACCGTTAatcttcttcatatatttttaccCAAGTTTGCTTTTTTTTCACCTTTCTTGATCTAACagtttatcttatatttttacccAGATTTCGTTGATGCTATCTTCTTATAGGCTTCAAATCAAGTGGTCAAACACATGCATCAATCTTAAAGAGCAAAAAACTTTATCTTATTTTCGTTACATAATCTTAGTGGTATGTAAACTTCATATTTTTACACAGATTCCCGATATTTTATGGTTTGTCAAGTAAacatttcatcttcttctattattacccagttttattttttttaaaatctttgtcAAGCAAACTTTTaatcttcttatatttttatccaAGTTTCGTCTTTTTTCAGCTTTCTCAATCTAACACTTCATCTTCATAATTTTACACAagcaaaaaaattatcttctttgtttattttcttttcttttatctaatttatCTTAGTGTTGATgctcatttatttttttgtttaaatatttattttatctaattatcctattttttttcttattatcttcttaaaatttaatttttattttatgagttatcatattttaattaatattttgctttattttaaattttaattttaacgagttttttttagaattcgtacttattttttaattttttttccaagcAATTGCATTAATTATGAAGCAGTCTATCCAGTAAGTACGGACTGTTGGAACATGTATGACTTCTcttattctctttatatatattccCAATGTTTGCAATTCTTAATTACCAACTATCGAGTGAcaaatctttgttttcttctgatacctattttcttctcttacaaATTTTCTTCATCACCAATCTATTATCGTTCAGTGGCATCCATCTCCACCCCACAATCTATACTTTCTGCAAAACTTATTGGCGGATTCCTTACTATGTTTCTAAAAGACcaggtttatttttttattccttgacatttatttgttatctttactttttatttttttattttgaacttgCTAATCTGTGAAGGCTTTTGGACACGTCGATCGACTGTTCATAATACGATATGGGAAAAACATTGGTTCATAGTGGACCATTGTTGATTACGAAAGTAATGTTCACACTATTACCTACAACATGAATATTCACACTCCATTGATTAGCAAAGGGTGAAATGATTTAAGATCTTTCTATGCAGATAAGTCTGACAAATTGATAAAACTGAACTTTCATATTTTATgcagttattatatatatgaatgtatattttgtaatttaaacattatatatatatatatatatatatatatatatataaagttattgtgtttttttcttttgatgttATATAGTTATctcaatgtaattattttaattatgaagttctttgataaaaaaatgaaaattagaattatagCACATTtgtaatctaaataaattttaactatatttggaattaatcaaaattaattatcattccatctaaattcaaaatttaaatgtaagcattaaatattacttattattttttttaaaaataataatttaacgtaaacattaaatattatgtttaataaCATTCACATTCCAAAATCATTTaatgtgaaatttaaatatttaatattttaataattttatataaatatgaaaaattgtaaTGCATTAGAAATCACTATTTATCATTGTCACGAATCACTTAAAACCTCTTCGTCTTACAAAACGTTGTATATTCCAACACATTAAACGTGTCAATCAATTTGAAATGTGTCAATCAATAATGATGATTAAAGCATTGTTGTACGTATTTAAACTGCTCCTTTATCACCCAcacattttcattattaaactGATTCAGAttacaacattaaaataatccactaatgaataataattatgattCTTGATCACGGTGTAGGTTTTTAAAGCTTTCTTTCATCATCGAGTCcacttctaaaaaaaaaatcatgattgCAATGTCAAGATTTCTCAACTGCCAGCTATATGTTGCTCTTTCTAGAGTAAAAATCGAAAGAggattgaaaatacttataCTGGATGAAGATTTTAATGTCACGAACACAACGAAAAACGTTgtgtacaaagaaatttttgaaactctttgacAAATAAGAGATTATAGgtatgtaatttattatttttgatttcgAATTTAACTTATTAGTTTGTAAAAACATACATGaacttatttatctttttgCTTCTTCTTCAATTGTTATCTTTCAAAGTATTGCATGTTTTGTTCTCTAATGGAGGAAAATCATTgtcttttaaagaaataatattttcagcATAGCTTAACATTTCTATCAGTAATCTTTTTTGCGTTTGTTGTTACAGATAAAGAAATAGACAACCAAAGACAAAATGAAATACAACAACAATGCTTCTCAAAGCAACAATagtatgttttcttttattatgttCTTAATTCATTTATCTTATGTTTTCTATTTCTACacttgacaatttttttaagacatcatattttcatatatagaTTATTGCATAGCACTCATATTGTTCCTTAtcattacaaatatataaaatataaaaaaacccCGTGCGTTGCACGGATACAAAAACTAGTATTGAAATATAACCAATGTCAATAAACTTTACTACCAATATTttgaagttataaaataatttattatttcattaaaaaaattagtattttattttagttaaatatcaTTTCTCCAACATTAagtatgttaaaatattattactaaagtgtattattatattaagggttaagtatatttttagtccctgaactttggtccaaaattgaaattcgtctctgatcgaaactttgataaatttcggtccctaaactttaaaaatgaatgaatatagtccttttaatccaactttgttatctttttttaaGGTTTCGAACGCATTTCTATGTAAATATTAGAGTTGTTTAcgctgtttgacacattctcggctCAATATTTACTGATAAATGtattcgaaacctaaaaaaagttaatcaaattgggttaaaaggactatatttattcatttttaaagtttagagatcaaaatttatcaaagttttgaccagggacgaattccaattttggatcaaagttcaaggactaaaaacatacttaacccttatataaaagtattttttgttttgaaatttataattttggtgtaatattatatatatatatatatatagtcttaAATGACGTGAAATTATTAAATCTatccaaataataataagttaatttacttaaaattaattttaaattttaaatcaaaaacaTGCATAAACTCTTTGGAATGGACATGATGATACTGTAGATTTAAGAATATGgtcttcaattttgtttaattttataatttttattatttttgatatgTTATTTTTGATATGTTAGGTATCTGATCAAGAAAGTGTtcctaatgaagaaacaaaagaTCAACATCCAACACCGCATTagatgatattttttgtttacttttgtaATTTGTCAACAAATATGCTTTTAGGATACTTTTGGTTAATTATGCTAATGGGGAACAACTCTAatttccttttacattttggTTTATTGTAGGTAGATAGTGCACTGTTTATTATGTCACTATCATTCAAATGTTATCTCTCCAACACTTATTATATTAAGAGCATTATGACTACTAGTCCACTATTGGTActatttgaatgaatatttgtattgattGCTTATTTTAAAGTGACCTTGAAGTTTTTGCTTATTTCTATTGATTGGTACCAAAATGTTAAGCAATAAATAGGAAATTCCATAGAATAAAGTACTTTTCGTACTCAAATAATTaactaaacaaataaattattaggaAAGTACAACTTTAGCATTATGAGCACTAGCACTAACTTTTTGGTATTAACAAGGGTTTTCGAGGAATTAACGGGGGTTTCTGAAACCTCAGACATTAACGGGGGTTTTTGGAACCCCAAGCATTACCAGGGGTTTTCGGAACCCCATGTGTTACTGGAGTTTTTCAGAATCCCATGCATTACTGGGGTTTTCAGAACCTCATGCATTATTTGGGAGTTTTCAGAACTCCAGGCATTAATGGGAGTTTTCGGAACCCCAAGCATTAATGGAGATTTTCGGAATCCCAAGCATTAACGAGGACTTTCGAAACCCCCTGTAAGTTGCGCTACTTCGAGGGGTTGCTTAAAATCCCCAGTAATCCGTTAGCCACGCTTGCTCTTTGGGAAAATTTCAAATCCCGAGTAAAATCATAAGTGAAGGTTAAAACTCTAGAAATGCTAAATATAATCCcgctaaaaataattatttttgtaatgttcAGTGTAAGGTAGTAGATAAGtagcaaaatatatttaagatatttttgtCATATGTGAAGAactgaatataatatatatatatatatatatatatatatatatatataaaatagtttactatgatataaattatgaaataaaacctatttacttttaaaaaataaattaaatcgaGAAAACTATTTCTGATTCCAAATTCCTGGGAGAAAAATTGTAATAGACGTTCTTTGAGGAGGTTTTTCGTACAAAGAAAATTAGGAGTTTTATGggaattttaaatgaaaaaaatcatataatttactTCCTAAAAATAACgcttttagaaaataatgttttctgGAAATGGTACTATGTCAagcttttaaaagaaaatatttttatgggATATTTGATTGTAACTTTCctaaagtgaaagaaaaaaaaatagtgaaaaacgTATTATGTTAttcttattaaataatttaatatgataattaattaaaaatttaagtgaaaatagcacaataattaatttcagaagatttatataaatctttcaaataatattttttattaactaaataGAATTtgatcatttataaaattacaattatcaagatttatgattcttatatatgaaaaaaatgtatttgatgCAGAAAggtttttgttctatttttatagatatataaataaataattttatccttatattgtactattatttattcaattaataaatgtatcatataattaatttttataatattattaaatatttgacttttcaaaagaatatattaaattttttttataatattattaatgagtgtatatattaaattgaatatataattatatttaattgaaattaaatataattcatttattaagctttaattaaatttaatagagTATTTATTACATGTATAAATTTTTAGGcaactatataaaaaatatattttattgatatgttattattgtattttaattgtataacGTAGTTAATTATTAGTCCTGTAAACATCATTGAAATTTCTTAATACAAGATAcagttatataaataatatgattaaaatatagtgcttttattaattatagtaaatgtttatattaaaatgggttaattatgtttttagtccctcaactaTTATCATTTTTCGGAAATGGTCCCTCCCGCAAACGTTAAACCATTTTGGTCCTCATGAATTTGAAAGTACTGATTTTAGTCCCTAATTTGTGAACGGCGTTAAGTCTGTGAGTGCATGGCAAACGGCGTTCCAAGTAGACTCCTCATGTTGCAACACGTGGTTATTCAAATTGAGACACGTGTTGACACGTGTTAAatggcatttttttttctgttaaaaattaattaaattaatattatataacatATTAGATGCAAGATTTTAACATGTGCGTTTCATTTTCGAGGGTGGAGAGGGAAGGTCTGTCCAAGCATTGAAGAGAAAGATTGTGGAAGAGAGATCCTGAGGTTCTAATGTGAAGGAACAGAATTAAAATCAACATAAGGTAGGTTGATTTGAGTATTTGGGATTTTTGTGTCCACCACGCCAAATTTGggattttttttctgttttaggGTTTATAAATGAAGAGGAGTGGTGGGTCGAAGAGTGTTCCGTCGTCATCTTCCGCTTCTGCGCATGTCGGATCTTCTCAGTTTGGAAGaaaagtttgtggttgtggcGACCAATTACTGCTTCTTAAAGCAACTACTGCAAAGAATAATGGCAGATTTTTCTTCCGGTGTCGAAATTGGGCAGtacgtctttttttttttttggttttcagattcgttaattttttttggggTTGTGGCAATCATGAACAAATTTGATACTTTGTATTGTAGAGTGAATCAAATTGTAACTACTTTCGATGGGCTGATGCGATGGAAGCTGAATTGGAAGGGAAGCGTGAGATTGAAGAAGGAGAGAATGAAAATTTAAGTTACAGTGACACAATGATACTACAGTTGGTGCAAAAGAATGCGAAACTAAAGAAGAAGTTATTGGCAGAGAGAAAATTGGGAGAAATAaagctgtttttttttattttgtcttgggCTTTTACTGTCATACTTTGTGTTTTATTTCTGTTGAAGTCAAATTGTAAGGATTAAGTTGTTAAGCAGTTGGTGATTTGTTAACTGTTATGAATTGCAGAATGTTGAATTTAAGTTCGTGTTATGAAGTGCAGAatcttgaattttgaatttaagtTTGTTAATGAAATGTAAGTTTATTCACTGGTACCACCAATAAATAGTTAATGCCATTGTGAATTGGTAGTAATAAATTTCGTTCATTTGGACTGAATTGGTGAAcgaataatcaaaattaatatcCTGCCCATGAAAATTTATAACCTgttcatgaaatttttttatggaaTCAATCAAAATTCTATACATATCAAACATCAACCTGGCCATGACAATTTTAATCACGCATGATGAAGGAAGTTGtaatcaatcatcaacaaatgtAATGAAGCATAAGGACCCAAAACAGTGGGCCAACTGTGATATATAACAACACATCAAAATAAGTAGCATCTTATACAATATTCAAAACAGTGGTGCAAGTGGTCCAAGTGATCTGTTTCGGTCTCCTAAAGCTAAAACAACAACAGCTGGAAAGTTCATCACAACtaacaacaaaaaatacttttaaatcaaAATGTCCATGTGAACACCACTATATAACACCACTCCCAATATTGTTCACATGGGTTGTCCAGTTGGTGGGTTGCTTGAACTTGCTTGTGAACCTAAATTAGGTGCGCCGCTAGGGTCCTTGGATGACCTTCCTCCCTTCCTATTAGCTGTCCTTCTTGTGATGGTAACAGATCTTAAGCTCGTCTTTCTCCTGGATGAATTTGCAGTGGCAGTTGCAGTGGTAGTTGCAGTGGCAGCTGTTgcaggcttcttcttcttcttctgttttcCCTGCCAATAACATCAGTAATTAGCTCCGAGTTTGTAAATATATGACAtgatttcattataataaaCAGTATTCACCTTGTTGGTTTTTCCCTGCTTGCAGCTTCTGATGTTGTGATCAAATTGGCCGCAGTTACTACACTTCATTCTAAGATGCTTCTTCCCCAACCTAGAGTGACTGACATCCTCATCAGGTTCTCTCCTTCTTAATTTTCGTGGCCTTCCAGGAGGAGTCTTAAATATTGAGGGTAGGATTTGTGGTGCATCAGTTTTAGGCCATAGTTGTTGGCCATTAATGGGTGAAATTTGAGATCCATAACAAGCTTGGTAAGCCTCCCTTTTGTAATATGCATGGACGAAATCAGACGGTTGTTCTACTCTATAATTGATTGCAGCCACGGCATGTCTACATGGTATGCCAACTAAGTCCCAAAAATAACATGTGCAAGTGTGGTTTGTGAGATCAACGATGAATTTCTCCATTGTGAATCCTTGTGTCACTTCAAACTTACCATCTCCAGTCCAAACAGCAAACCAATTTCCACTTTTCTCTATTTCCCTATCTAGCCTTTTGTTTGGTTTAGGCATGACAACACCCGTATatgcatttaatttttctcgCAAATGTGCAAACCTACTCATCAAGTAAGTCCTAATCCACTCCATCATTGTTATAATTGGTTTATCCCTAGCTAGCAATATAGTGCTATTAAATGACTCTGACAAATTGTTCATGAGGACATCACACCTAGAATATGCACTAAATGCATGCTTACACCAACACTTACGTGGAATTGCATATAACCATTCAGCAGCTTCTTGATTGACCTTCTTTAGCTCTTCCATATTAGCCTCCCAACCTTGATAGTATGTGGCTTTAGCAGCTGCCATCATGAGATTCCTAATGATTATACCACCACCAAATCTCTTCTTGTAGTTGCTGTACAAATGCCTTAGACAGAAACGGTGTTCCACTCCATGCAATAGCTCATCAAATACTTGCATCAGGCCCTGTAAAATGTACATATAAAATAACTCAATAACAAATATTGTTTAATTGTTCAACAATTAAGTACACGGATTTTGTTTTAGCTTTTGCTGATCTGAAATAAAAACCCATCGATTGGTCTGGATATCTCCAATGTCCTCCAACAATAATGTTAGGAACCACCTCCAAGTCTCTTTGCACTCATTCTCCACAACACCAAATGCCAGTGGAAAATACTGGTTATTTGGATCCCTTGCCACAGCAACTAATAATTGGCCTCCATAGCTAGTCTTAAGGTGACATCCATCTACACCTATAAATGGTCTACAACCATTGACGAACCCTTTCTTGCACCCATCCAAACACAAATAGAATGACCCAAACCGTGGCTGCAATGTGGGCTGAGgttgattaattttaatcttcacAGTTGTTTCAATGGACACTCTCCTCAATTCTGCAGCATAATCATAAAGCAAACTGTATTGCTTTTGCCCATCTCCTTCAAGAATGTCCATTGCAATCTCTTTTGCTCTACAAGCCCTCCAAGGGGTTATACCAACGCTGTATGATCTTCGAACATCATCTATGATTTCATTGGCTGTCATTCTCCCAACATTCCTAAACTTGTCAACTACAATTTTGGAAACCCATTCCTTGTTTGCATTCTTGTTAACAAAAACTCTGCCACAGTTATGGTTTTCAAACAAGGTCTTCACCCGAAAAGTCTGACTTCCTCCAACCTTGCTGCATAAAATAAGAAATCCACACTTCCTCTTGCAAATTGCCCTTACTCGAACATCATcattcttgataaatttaaccTCTTTGCCATTCAACACAGAATGCTCCATCAGAGCTTGCTTGAACTGTTTCAAGGAACAGAACTCCATCCCAAGTCTGAATTTGAATTCCTTGCACATCTCTTCGCCCCTAAATAATGGGTATTTCCTCCCACCCTCTCCATCACCAATATCCACATCACTATCTAACTCATCAGTGCTGTAATTGGCATCTATTTCATGATTATCAGCACTTTGTTGTGTGGTAGAAGTACCTACACCTTCACTTTGATTTGCCTCAGCAGTACCAATTGTTTCCTTCCTtgacttctttttatttttccagtcttgtttgaa
This region of Vigna unguiculata cultivar IT97K-499-35 chromosome 5, ASM411807v1, whole genome shotgun sequence genomic DNA includes:
- the LOC114183349 gene encoding uncharacterized protein At1g43920, Chloroplastic-like, whose translation is MKRSGGSKSVPSSSSASAHVGSSQFGRKVCGCGDQLLLLKATTAKNNGRFFFRCRNWASESNCNYFRWADAMEAELEGKREIEEGENENLSYSDTMILQLVQKNAKLKKKLLAERKLGEIKLFFFILSWAFTVILCVLFLLKSNCKD